One stretch of Candidatus Limnocylindria bacterium DNA includes these proteins:
- a CDS encoding M20/M25/M40 family metallo-hydrolase, whose product MTSFDAFDAYVRAREREYIEELKDLVRLPTVSAQKTAIAETARAVLERTRRAGIPAESLRVDGGPPTIVGETGRGAKTLLVYDHYDVQPPDPLDEWKTPPFEPTERDGHIFARGVSDNKGNLMARLQAIEAYRATIGELPLRVRVLFEGEEEIGSEHLAEFVAANAGRLRADGCIWEAGYKDAAGRPTVSLGLKGIAYFELRVRGAKQDAHSSVATIIPNAAWRLVWALATLKNDKDEIVIDGLMDAVRTPTPGEVRALEALPFDEDGTKRIHDVPRFIRGLTGTPLKLKHFFEPTCTICGLTSGYSGPGSKTVLPAVASAKLDFRLVPDLTPELVERLLRAHLERRGFGDIEIVAMHGERPSRWPADSESARAAVAACRATYGADPVVYPLMVGSGPMAQVCDQLGIPVVGFGSGNASSANHAPNENIAVADYIDHIRAFGRFLHAFAGLPLG is encoded by the coding sequence GTGACCTCCTTCGATGCTTTCGACGCATACGTGCGCGCCCGCGAACGCGAGTACATCGAAGAGCTGAAGGATCTCGTCCGTCTTCCGACGGTGTCCGCGCAGAAGACCGCGATCGCTGAGACCGCGCGCGCGGTCCTCGAGCGCACGCGACGCGCCGGGATCCCTGCCGAGAGCCTTCGCGTCGATGGCGGGCCGCCGACGATCGTGGGCGAGACCGGTCGCGGCGCGAAGACGCTGCTCGTCTACGACCACTACGACGTGCAGCCGCCCGATCCGCTCGACGAATGGAAGACGCCGCCGTTCGAGCCGACGGAGCGCGATGGCCACATCTTCGCGCGCGGCGTGTCGGACAACAAAGGAAACCTCATGGCGCGGCTCCAGGCGATCGAGGCGTACCGTGCCACCATCGGCGAGCTGCCGCTGCGCGTGCGCGTCCTCTTTGAGGGGGAAGAGGAGATCGGGTCCGAGCATCTCGCCGAATTCGTCGCGGCCAATGCCGGCCGGCTGCGCGCGGACGGCTGCATCTGGGAGGCCGGCTACAAGGACGCCGCCGGACGGCCCACGGTCTCGCTGGGGCTCAAGGGCATCGCGTACTTCGAGCTGCGGGTGCGCGGCGCGAAGCAGGACGCGCATTCGTCGGTGGCGACGATCATCCCGAACGCCGCGTGGCGTCTGGTCTGGGCGCTCGCGACGCTGAAGAACGACAAGGACGAGATCGTCATCGACGGACTCATGGACGCAGTCCGCACCCCGACGCCCGGTGAGGTCCGTGCGCTGGAGGCCCTCCCGTTCGACGAGGACGGCACGAAGCGCATCCACGACGTGCCGCGATTCATCCGCGGGCTCACCGGAACGCCGCTCAAGCTCAAGCACTTCTTCGAGCCGACCTGCACGATCTGCGGTCTCACCTCGGGGTACTCGGGGCCGGGCTCAAAGACGGTCCTGCCCGCGGTCGCGAGCGCGAAGCTCGACTTCCGCCTGGTGCCCGACCTCACGCCGGAGCTCGTCGAGCGTCTGCTGCGGGCGCATCTCGAGCGCCGCGGCTTTGGCGACATCGAGATCGTCGCGATGCACGGCGAGCGTCCGTCGCGCTGGCCGGCCGATTCAGAGTCCGCGCGCGCCGCGGTCGCCGCATGCCGCGCGACGTACGGCGCGGATCCGGTCGTGTACCCGCTCATGGTCGGCAGCGGACCGATGGCCCAGGTGTGCGATCAGCTCGGCATACCCGTCGTCGGCTTCGGATCCGGGAATGCGTCCTCCGCCAATCACGCGCCGAACGAGAACATCGCTGTGGCCGACTACATCGATCACATCCGCGCCTTCGGTCGGTTCCTCCACGCCTTTGCGGGCCTGCCCCTGGGTTGA